GACGTGCTGGCTCAGCAGATCGTCGCCATGGCAGCCATGGAGGAGTGGTCGGTCAGCGAGCTGTACGACGTGATCCGGGCCGCCGCGCCGTTCAGCGAGCTGCCGCGAGCGCAGCTCGACGGCGTCCTCGACATGCTCAGCGGTCGCTACCCCTCTGATGAGTTCGCCGAGCTGCGACCGCGCATCACCTGGGACCGGGTGGCCGATCAGATCACGGGTCGGCGTGGGGCTCAGCGGATCGCCGTGACCAGCGGTGGGACGATCCCCGACCGGGGGCTGTACGGCGTGTTCATCGCCGGTGACGGGCCGGGGCGTCGGGTCGGTGAGCTGGACGAGGAGATGGTCTATGAGACCCGGCCGGGCGAGACCATCGTCCTGGGCGCCACGACCTGGCGGGTGGAGGACATCACCCGGGACCAGGTGCTGGTGTCGCCGGCTCCGGGGGAGCCGGGGCGGCTGCCGTTCTGGCACGGTGACACGCCCTCGCGGCCCATCGAGGTCGGCCAGGCGGTCGGGGCCTTCCTGCGCGAGGTCACGACGTCGGGCAGTGAGTCGGCGCTGTCGTCATTGCAGGCCGAGTACGGGCTCGACGACCTGGCTGCCACGAACCTCCTGGCCTATGTGGAGGAGCAGCGGCAGGCGACCGAGGTCATGCCGAGCGACACCCAGATCGTGGTGGAGCGGTTCCGCGACGAGATCGGCGACTGGCGGGTCTGCATCCTGTCGAGCTTCGGGGGCCGGATCCACGCGCCGTGGGCGCTGGCCATCGAGACACGCGTCCGGGAACGCTTCGGGATCGAGATCGCGACGATGGTGTCCGACGACGGGATCGTGCTGCGGCTGCCGGATGCCGGGTGGGGCGGAAGTGGGTTGGGTGACGGCCTGGGATCAGGCGACGTGGGGGCGTTCGGATCGTTGGACGGCTCGCCCGACATCGGATCTGCCGACGACCAGTCAGCGGATCTCGGCATGTTGGCGCCCGTCGACGGTGTCTCCGCTGGTGGGGTGAGCCAGGAGTGGCTGGACGACGAGATCATGCGCGAGGTCCTGGTCCCGCCGGCCGACGAGGTCGAGGACCTGGTGGTGGGCGAGCTGGCGAACTCGACGCTGTTCGCCAGCCGGTTCCGGGAGTGTGCGGCGCGGGCGCTGCTGCTGCCGAAGCGCCGGCCGGGCGGCAGGACGCCCCTGTGGCAGCAGCGGCAGCGTTCGCAGGACCTGCTCGCGGTGGCCAGCCGGTTCGGGTCGTTCCCGATCCTCCTGGAGACCTATCGCGAGTGCCTACGCGACGTCTTCGACGTGCCGGCCCTGCAGGGGGTTCTCCGGGACATCACCAGCCGGAAGATCCGGATCACCCAGGTGACGACCGAGGTCGCCTCCCCGTTCGCGTCCAGCCTGCTGTTCGACTACCTGGCCGGCTACATGTACGAGGGCGACGCGCCGCTGGCTGAGCGCCGGGCCTCCGCGCTGACGCTGGACCGGGAGCTGCTGGCCGAGCTCCTCGGGGCTGACGAGCTGCGAGATCTGGTCGACGCCGACGCGCTGACCGAGTTGGAGCTGCAACTGCAGCGGCTGACGGACGATCGGCTGGCGGGCTCGCCAGACGACGTGCACGACCTGCTCCGGGTCGTCGGGGACCTGCGGACCGACGAGGTCGTGGCCCGGTCGGATGGTCCGGCGGAGGAGTGGCTGGCCGCGCTCGACGCCGACCGCCGCATCTACCTGGCCCGCGTCGGCGGGGAGGATCGCTGGGCCGCGGTGGAGGACGCCGCACGACTTCGCGACGGGTTGGGGGTCCCCGTGCCGGTGGGACTGCCCGACGTCCTGGCCGAGCCGGTTGAGCGGCCGATGGTGGACCTGGTGGCCCGGTACGCCCGCACGCACGGGCCGTTCGTGACCGAGGATGTCCGGGATCGCCTGGGCCTGCCACGGGATGCCGTCGAGCTGTCGCTGAAGACGCTGCTGGCCGAGCAGCGGGTCGTGAGCGGGGAGTTCCGGCCGGGCGGGTCTCGCCGCGAGTGGATCGACACGAGCGTCCTGCGCCGGCTGCGGCGTCGGTCGTTGGCGGCGCTCCGGCGTGAGGTCGAGCCGGTCGGCCCCGAGGCGCTGGCCCGCTTCGTCCCGGCCTGGCAGGGGGCGGCTCTGCAGCCGCGGACCCCGGGAGTCGACCGCACGTTCGAGGTGGTCGAGCAACTCCAGGGCGCTCCGATCCCGGCATCGATCCTCGAACGGGATGTGCTGGCCAGTCGGGTTCGGGGCTACAACCCCTCCTGGCTGGACGAGCTCGCCGCGTCAGGTGAGATCGTCTGGGCGGGCTTGGGGTCGTTGGCCTCCTCGGACGGCCGGGTGGGGCTGTACCTGCGTGACCAGGCGGCAGTGCTCCTGGATCCGCCCGTGACGCCGGACGACCTGTCTCCCCTGTCGGTCTTGCTGCTGGAGCACCTGAGTGCCCGCGGAGCCTCGTTCTGGCCCGACCTCTACCGGGCGGCGCTCGCCGGTGCGTCCGGGGACGGCAGCGGTGGGCTGCCCGAGTCCGAGGTCGTCGATGCGCTGTGGGACCTGGTGTGGGAGGGGCTGGTGACCAACGACACCATGCAGGCCCTCCGCGCGGTCGCGGGCGGTGTCGGTCGGCGCTCGTCCGGTCGGGGCCGGCGGGGCCGAGCACGACGGCCGGGGCGTGTCGCCAGCCGGTCGGGTCCTCCGACCGCGGCCGGCCGGTGGTCGCTGGTGGCAGACCTGGTCGCCGGGGGCGTGCCGCCCACCGAGCGGATGGCGGCCAGAGCGGCGGTGTTGCTGGGGCGGCACGGCGTGGTGACACGGGATGCGGTGATGGGGGAGAACCTGCCGGGGGCCTTCAGCGGGGTCTACCCGGTGTTCAAGGCCATGGAAGATGCCGGCCGGGCCAGGCGCGGTTACTTCGTCGAGGGGTTGGGCGGGGCGCAGTTCGCCATCCCCGGCGCGATCGACCGGTTGCGTGCGCTTCGAGAGGTGGACGACCGGGCCGATCGGGAGCCGGAGGTGCTCGCGTTGGCGGCCACCGACCCGGCCCAGGTGTACGGCTCGACGCTGTCCTGGCCCGAGTCCGTGGGGGAGAGGGGCCGTCCTCGCCGGGTCCCAGGAGCCCATGTGATCACGGTTGACGGCGAGCTGGTCCTCTTCCTCGAGAAGGGGGGTCGGTCGGCGGTGACGTTCACGACTGATCGGGACCAGTTGGCGGTCGCCGCCGCCGGAGCGAGCGGTCTGGTGGACGCCGGGCGGGTGGACGACCTGAAGATCGGCAAGATCGACGGGGAGGTCCCCTCGGACCAGCCGCTGGTCGCGGCGCTCCGCGAGGCCGGCTTCGAGGACCACCCCAGGGGCCTGGTCCGCCGCTAGTCGATCATGGGTGGGTGGACTTTCGGCGCTTGGGCGCCTGGAAGTCCACCCAACCCCATTTGGCCTACCGCGGTCCGGGCCCCTGGCACCGGCGACACCAGTACGTCACGCGAGCCTGATCGCCCAGGGAGGCCACGTCGATCGGGGACCCGCACCGAGGGCAGGGTCGCCCGCCCTTGCCGTAGACCCAGACCGCGTCAGACCCGCGCCGCCCTGCCCGACGCACGTCCTCCGGCCGCCGGGTCGTGATGCGCTGGGGACCGCCGTGGGCCACGTTGGCCCGGAGGAGGTCCGAGGCGGTCTGCAGCAGCTGGCGCCGGACGGGCTCGTCCACCTCCTCCACGGGTGTCCAGGGGTCGACCGCGTGGATGAACAGCACCTCGTTCTTGTAGACGTTCCCGACGCCGGCCATGACCCGCTGGTCGAGCAGCGCCTCCCCGATGGCCGTCTCGGGTCGGGCGGCCATGCGCCGCTCCGCCTCCTCGAGGTCGACGGGCCCGGTGGCATCACCCTCCAGTGGATCGGGGCCGAGCGCCGCCAACGACCGGTGCCGATCGACCTGGGCGCGGGACAGCAGCTCGATCACCGGCGCGCTGAACAGCACGGCCTCGATCTCCTGCGTTGCGATCACCACCCGCGCATGTCGTGCCGGCTTGCGCCACGATCGGCCCGGCTCGTACAGGTGCCACGAGCCGGTCATCATCATGTGGGTGTGCAGGCACAGGTCGCTGGGTTCGAACCAGTGGAGGAGGTGCTTGCCGCGAGCCTGGACCTCCCGTGTCCGTTGGCCGACCAGGCGCTCGGGGACCAGACGCCGCACCTGTGTCACGGAGGTCCGCACAGCGGTCACGGTCTTGCCGGCCAAGGCCGCGTCCAACGACTTGGCGGACCGGAAGATGGTGTCCCCTTCGGGCATCCGCACACCGTATGGCGGCGCATCGGCCCGCGCCCAGGCGCCATCCCACCCCAGTGTTACGACCTTGTATCAGACGAGAGGACTTCAGTCTCTTCCCAGTAGTGTCGATAGCAGTGAGTGAGCGACCAGCCCAGGAAGGGGCAGACATGGAACAGATCCGGATCGACCGGCGACGTTCACGTCTGCGGGCGCTCAAGCGGCGCACCCGGGACCTGATGGCCGCGCAGCCACTCCGGTACAGCGCGGGAGGGGCCGACGTGGATGAGGAGTTGCTCGGACGCATCGATCGTGTGTTGGCCGAGGCATCGGATGGCTCAGGCGTTGGCCCGACCCCACGGCCGGCCTGATCGCACGGGGCCGGCCTGACCCACGGGGTAGACCCGGCCCGCTCGACCCAGCCAACACCGCGCTACCGTCGGCGCGACATGTTCACGAACCTGCGCCCTACGCGCGTCCTGTTGTTGTTGCTGATGACCGTGGCGCTGGTGGCGACCGGCTGTGCGGATGCCGAGGACGGGGCGGCCACCGTCGACGAGGACCAGACGGCCGCTGATGAGCCCTCGGCGGCTCCTGCGGACGGGGACGAGGGGGCTCCTGAGGACGGGGCGGGCTCGGAGGCTGCCGCCGGGACGCCGGACGGCCCTGCCACATCGACGGACAGCGCTGGGGTCGAGGTCACGGGCGAGCCGGGAACCAAGCCGGAGGTATCCCTGCCGGGTGGCGAACCCCCGACCGAGCTCGTGGTCGTCGATCTGATCGAGGGCGACGGCGATCAGGTTCCCGAGGGGGCTACGGTGACAACCGACTACGTCGGGGTGTCGTGGCTCAACGACGGGGTGGAGTTCGACTCCTCTTGGGACCGTGGCGAGCCGGCGACGTTCCCCCTCAACGGCGTGATCCCCGGCTGGACGAACGGGATTCCGGGCATGCGAGAAGGCGGCCGGCGCCTGCTGATCATCCCGCCCGACCAGGCGTACGGGGCACAGGCGCCCTCACCCGACATCGCCGCCAACGACACGCTGGTGTTCGTCATCGACATGGTCTCCTTCGAGCGGCCGCCCGAGCCGGTCGAGCCTGGCACGGACGATGCTGGCGTCGAGGTCAGCGGGGAGCCTGGCGAAGAGCCGCAGATCACCCTCCCGGGCGGTGAGCCGCCGGCCGAGTTGCTGGTCGTGGACCTCATCGAGGGGGACGGGGAGGAGGCCCCGGCGGGCTCGATCGTCACCACGCAGTACGTCGGCGTCTCGTGGACGAACGACGGCGAGAAGTTCGACGCGTCGTGGGACCGGGGAGAGCCAGCCACCTTCCCGCTCAGCAACGTCATCGAGGGGTGGACCCGCGGAATCCCGGGTATGCGGGTTGGTGGACGGAGGCTGCTGGTCATCCCACCCGAGCAGGCCTACGGTGCCGAAGCTCGTGGCGAGGACATCGCACCGAACGACACCTTGGTCTTCGTCATCGATCTGGTCGACGTCAACCAGTAGTCAACCTGTAAACAGCCCATCCGACCTCTGATCCACCAACCCCCACGACGAAGGACCCGTCACATGTCAGCCGTCCAGGTAGCCGGCCAGAAGACCGACAAGCCCGTCATCACCCTCCCCGGCGGTGAGCCGCCGACCGAACTGGAGATCACGGATCTGATCGAGGGGGATGGTGCGGAGGTGCCCGCGCAGGCCACGGTCACCGTGCACTACGTCGGCGTGTCGTGGAAGAACGGGGGCCAGCAGTTCGACGCCTCGTGGGACCGCGGCGACACGATCAGCTTCGGCCTGAACCAGGTCATCGCCGGCTGGACGAAGGGGATCCCGGGGATGAAGGTCGGGGGTCGCCGGATGCTCGTCATCCCGCCGGACATGGGCTACGGCGCCCAGTCGCCGACGCCTGCGATCGCCCCGAACGACACTCTGGTCTTCGTGATCGACCTGGTGGCCGTTCGCTAGCGGCCTAGTTCAGCTCGGGGTTGTCCGTGGCGGTCGACAACAGGCCGCCCTGACGCCTGAGCACCCGCTCCCAGAGGCTGTCGAGTTCGGCGGCGAACACGTCGTCGGCCTCACCCTTCACGACGAACCAGCTGCCCGCTTCGATCTCGTCGGCCAGCTGACCCGGACCCCAGCCCGAGTACCCGGCGAAGACCCTGAAGGCCGGCGCCTCGGCCAGCGTGGCCACCGGATCGCCTGAGAGCGCCAGCACGCCCACGTCACCAACCACACGCCGGTCCTCGTCGAAGGCGGAGAGGTCCCGGGCCCTGGCAAGGACGACGGCCGACTCCGGCTGCACCGGTCCGCCGACGAAGATGACCGGCGGGTCGGTGTTGTTCAGGGCGAGACGCTCGGCGGTCATGGCCTCGGCCAACGTCAGCTCGCTGGGCTGGTTCAGGACAAGCCCGGCAGAGCCCTCCTCGTCGTGCTCGAGCAGCAGCACGACGCTGCCTGCGAAGTTGGGGTCCGAGAGTGCCGGAGTGGCGACGAGGAGTCTGCCTCTGGCGGGCTGCAGCAGATCGGACAAAGCGCCCCAGGAAGGAATCGAACCTCCGACACCTGGTTCCGGAAACCAGTGCTCTATCCCCTGAGCTACTGGGGCAGGGGCCCGTGAATGCTAGCCGGTTGTGGTTCCGGTCGCTGCGCGCCCGGCGCCCCAGGAAGACGGTGTTCGATGCCTCCGACACCTGGTTCCGGAAACCAGTGCTCCATCCCCTGAGCTACTGGGGCAGGGGCCCGTGAATGCTAGCCGGTTGTGGTTCCGGTCGCTGCGCGCCCGGCGCCCCAGGAAGGCCCACCGATCAGCCGCGCTGCATCACCGACAGGCCCTTGGCGAAGGGGTTGTGATCGGCGATCACCGTCAGATCCGGCCCCTCTGCCGGGACCGACTCCTGCTGCTCGACGTAGAAGCGCCACGACGGCCGCTGGAGCTGCTCGTACACGCGGGCGAAGACCAGAGCGGCGTCCGCGCCCGGCCAGTCCTCGCCCAGCACGTCCGTCGGCAACCCAGGGTCCTGGAACAAGAACGATCGCCACTCGTGGATCAGGCGCAAGCGCATCCCCATGGCCTCCCCGGGCTCAGCGGATGGTGTGACGCCCGACCACCGTTCCAGGAATGCCGTGTGCCCGTCTCGCAACTCCTCCAGCTCCCAGGCCCGGGCGGCCAGCGCCGCACTGTCCTCGACCAGAACCTCGTCCAGCCACTCGACCGACGACTCGAGCCCCGGTACCCCGGACACGAGGGAACGAGCACTCTCGGGATGCGGATGCGGGTGCGCCCAGACACCGTCCTGGACCAGTCCGTATCCCAGCCACTCGAGCGCGGCCAGCGTGTCACCGTCCCGCAACGTCGGGCAGAGCAGCAGCCGCCAGCGGCCGTCCCACTCCTGGCCCTTGAGCCGATAGATGCGTGTGGCCGCCTCCTCCAGTCGCGCAACGCCCTTCTCCGTCAAGCGATACGCGGCGTACCGACCGGCCTTTCGCGGCTCGACCCACCCCTCCGCCGTCATTCGGTGCAGGGCCGTCCGCACGGCGGGGGCGGAGAAGTCGAGCGTCTCCATGCATGCGGTCAGCGTTGACAGCCAGGCCTCCCCTCCCGCCGGTCGGACCAGGTCGCCGAAGACGGTGAAGAGCGCTGACCTGGCCTTCACCGACGATCTCCTGGGACATGAGTCACCTGTGACAGTTTAGTACGTCAGTCGTAGGTATCCGTAACACGTGCTGCCGTGGTGGTCCAAGCGTGCCGTCTATCCGCCGGGAGCGGGGTAAGTGTCATGGTTACGGGTACAACCGTGGGTCGTGAGCCTTCTTCGCGTCGTTCCCGTCCTGCTGCTGGTCCTGCTCGTCGCATGCGGGGAGACACCCGGCGATGTCCTTCCCGATCCACGAGACGGACGGAGTGGCGTGCAGTTCTCGGGACGCCTCAATGATCGGCAGGTCGCCGTCAGCGACGGCTTGCCGGAGGTCAACTTCAGCGACTGCGACATCAACGATGGCCCGGACGACGACGTCTGCATCATCACCGAGGACGTGAACGGCGAACTCGTCGTCATCGTCTTCGAGAACCCGGACGTCCTGGTCGAGGGAGCCGAGCTCCGCATCGAGGACCCGCCCTGCGCCGATGACCAGGCGTGCGATGCGGTGACCGATGCCGCCATCGTCGACGTCCAGGTCGGGACCGGGCCCCGCGTGCGGGCCGTCTCCGGCAACCTCCAGATCGAGGTCGCCGTCCCCGAGGCCCGCTATCGCGGCGAGTTCGACCTCCGCCTGCCTGACGGCGGGACGCTCAACGCGACCTTCGACCTGGTGCCTCGACCGGAGGAGATCTCCTAACCGGACTCCGGCAGCGTCTGGGTGAGCGTGGCCGAGGCGGCCGCACGATCTCCGGCCTTGATGACCACGTCGGTGACCATCTTGTGGCTGCTGGCCTCGGTGACAGTCGCCCGCAACTCCACGGCACTGCCGACGGGCACGGCGAAGTGATGCTCGAGGCTCACCGCAGCCACCTCGGGGTAGGACCCCTCTCCCATCATCAGCGACGAGATGAAGCGCGACACCTCCTCGACATCGCGGATCATGGCTCCCGTCCCGTAGGTGCCCTCCCGGTCAGCCGGCGCGCCAGTTGGCCGGTCGTCATCCGCGACGGTGCTGCGCATCGTGATCGTTGTTCCAGTGCTGACAGTTGGCATCATCCACTCCCAAGGGTGCGACGTAGTCGGTCGACGAGCCCTGGCCGGGCCGCCTCTGCTTCATGCTCTGCGATGGCCACGGGACTGGCCCCGATCGCGAGGACCGGGGTTTCGTCCGGCGGGCTGGTCACGACCTGCAGGATGAGCGGGTCCGCGGACAGGTTTCGCAAGCCGTGCGGAACCCCGGCGGGAACCAGGATCGCCTGGAGCGCCGTGAGGGTGACCTCGCCGTCGTCGGTCACGACCCAGGCTTGGCCGCCGAGGACGGTGTACACGGCGTCAGCCGTCTCGAACGTCCGTGCCTCGACGGTCTGCTGTGGCTCGAGGCAGATCACGTCCAGCGCCAAGACGTCCGTCAGCATGGCCCGTCGCGACGTGGGCCCGTCGACGTCGAACTCCACGTAGTCCCGGAGGTCCACCGGCTTCGGTTCGGTCGACACGCCGTCGCCTGGCCCGTCGGCATTGCTCATGGAGTGGGAGGGTAGCCTGCGCGACGTGACTACCAGCCTCACCCACACCACCGGCCCACTCACCGACGCCGACGCTGATGCGATCGCCGCCCTGATCCCTGCCGACGAGGACGCCCGAGCCGCGATCCTCACGCCGCTCGGGGAGTCGCTCGGCGTCGACCTGGCCGCCGCCATCGCCGCAGTCGACGTCACCGGCGAAGCTGGCGATGTCGCGCGCATTCCAGTCGGAGGTCGCCTGCTGGTGCTCTGTGGGACGGGCCAGTCGCCGGACGCCGAAGCGCTGCGCAAGGCCGCGGGCCGCGCGGTCCGCAACGCGCCGAAGGACAGCTCCGTCGCCGTTCTCGCAGAGGGGTCCGTGGAGGAGGTCCAGGCCATCGCGGAGGGTGCCGGACTGGGCGCCTACGCCTACACGACGTACCGCAAGAAGCCCCACGAGGTCCCGACCGTCAGTGGCGTCGTGATCATCAGCGACGTCGAGGGTGCGGCTGACGCGGTTTCCCGTGCGGCGGTTGTGGCGACAGCGGTGAGCGCGGCGCGCGACATGGTCAACTGCCCGCCGGAGCACAAGCGGCCTCCGACGCTCGCCGCGACCATGAGCGAGCTGGTCGCCGACTCGGGCGTGACGGTCAAGATCTTCGACGAGGACGAGCTGGTCGAGGGCGGCTTCGGCGGGATCATGGGCGTCGGCAGGGGGTCCTCGGAGCCACCTCGACTGGTTGAGCTCACCTACGAGCCCGACGGGTGGGAGACCCACGTCGCGATCATCGGGAAGGGGATCACGTTCGACTCGGGTGGCCTCTCGCTCAAGCCGTGGAAGTCCATGCTGACGATGAAGTGCGACATGGCTGGTGCGGCTGCGGTGGCCGCAACGCTCTCGGCCTGTGCGGCCACAGGCGTGTCGGCAAAGGTGACCGGGTTGTGTGCCCTGGCGGAGAACATGCCCTCGGGCTCAGCCACCCGTCCCAGTGACGTCCTGGTGCACCGGGGCGGCTCGACGGTCGAGGTGATGAACACGGACGCGGAGGGCCGACTGGTGATGGCCGACGCGCTGGCCTACGCCAACGAGTCGGAGCCCGACGTGTTGATCGACCTGGCGACCTTGACCGGTGCCCAGGTGGTGTCCCTCGGGGACGACGTGGCCGCGATCATGGGGACCGACGAGGGGCTGGTCGGTGCGCTCGAGGCCGCCGCCGAGGCGGCGGGCGAGCAGATCTGGGAACTCCCGCTTGTCGAGGCCTACACCGAGACGCTCAAGTCGACGGTGGCCGACCTGAAGAACATCGGGAAGCCCGGTCACGCGGGGACGATAACCGCCGGGCTGTTCCTCAAGCACTTCGCCGGCGACGAGGTGCCGTGGGCGCACCTGGACATCGCTGGCCCGGCCTTCCGGGAGGCCACGGACGGGGCCTATCTGAGCGCGGGCGGCACCGGCTTCGGGGTGCGTACCCTCCTGCGCTACCTCACCAGCCTGTAGCGGCTCGGCCGCCGTCAGGTGGCGAAGACCTCGCGGCGGGCGATCACGCGCCGGTGGCTGCCACGAGCCACCTCGGCCTCCTCCTCCATCACCGACAGTGCGAAGTCGACCTTCCGGCCCTCCACCGCGGTCACGGTGGCGGTCGCCACCACGATCGAGCCCACCTGGCTCGCCTGGATGTGGTCCAGCTCCACCCGGACACCGACCGTGGTCATCTGCGGATCGAGCGAGCCGGCCAGCGCGGCGCAGGCCGCCTCCTCAGCCAGGGCGACGACCCGGGGGGTCGCCAGGACCTCGACGTCCCCCGACCCCAGCGCGATGGCGGTGTCGCCGGTTGCGACCGTCAGCTCGACCGAGCCGGTCGTGCCGACGAGAGCGGCGGGATCAGGGAGTGTGGTGGACGATGCGTTCGACATTCGGGACCTCGGTTGTGCGATCGGGTGAGCAGTCGGCTCCACCGCCCAATGCCCCAGATGGTGCGGGACATGCCAGTCGCTCGCAACCAGGCGGGTGCGGGACCGGCACGGTCGTCGCAAGCTGTCAAGCAACTCCGTGTCACTCAAGCGGCGTCGGCACCAGCTGGCGCGACTCTCCAGGACGGTGAACCAACGATGTCCGGCCCCGCCGGTGTGATGTCAGTCATCCTGCTCCAGACCGCAGTCGGCGG
The sequence above is a segment of the Euzebya tangerina genome. Coding sequences within it:
- a CDS encoding DEAD/DEAH box helicase, with the protein product MEAFGESTRAWFTAAFAAPTAAQLGAWEHATRGESVLVSAATGSGKTLAAFLAAIDRLVHRPAPEPDAKSRTRVLYISPLKALAYDVDRNLRAPLIGIQQAAERLGETLQPVSVGLRSGDTTPEERRALVSRPPDILITTPESLYLYLTSRARETLTDVDTVIIDEVHAVAGSKRGAHMAVSLERLEALRRRAGATEPLQRIGLSATQRPLSEVAAFLGGGEVSADAGAAPESGSSASSWTPRPVRIVDIPSDKTLDIEVIVPVEDMADLGQVIPQAPEGPASAPGDHRRSIWPAVHPRVLDLIEAHRSTIVFTNSRRLSERLCARLNDLSAERWLAARSEEERLAHPDAAAPIIARAHHGSVAREQRTLIEEDLKAGRLPCVVATSSLELGIDMGAVDLVVQVESPGSVASGLQRVGRAGHQVGAPSVGKIFPKFRGDLVEAAVVSRRMLDGDIEQTRYPRNPLDVLAQQIVAMAAMEEWSVSELYDVIRAAAPFSELPRAQLDGVLDMLSGRYPSDEFAELRPRITWDRVADQITGRRGAQRIAVTSGGTIPDRGLYGVFIAGDGPGRRVGELDEEMVYETRPGETIVLGATTWRVEDITRDQVLVSPAPGEPGRLPFWHGDTPSRPIEVGQAVGAFLREVTTSGSESALSSLQAEYGLDDLAATNLLAYVEEQRQATEVMPSDTQIVVERFRDEIGDWRVCILSSFGGRIHAPWALAIETRVRERFGIEIATMVSDDGIVLRLPDAGWGGSGLGDGLGSGDVGAFGSLDGSPDIGSADDQSADLGMLAPVDGVSAGGVSQEWLDDEIMREVLVPPADEVEDLVVGELANSTLFASRFRECAARALLLPKRRPGGRTPLWQQRQRSQDLLAVASRFGSFPILLETYRECLRDVFDVPALQGVLRDITSRKIRITQVTTEVASPFASSLLFDYLAGYMYEGDAPLAERRASALTLDRELLAELLGADELRDLVDADALTELELQLQRLTDDRLAGSPDDVHDLLRVVGDLRTDEVVARSDGPAEEWLAALDADRRIYLARVGGEDRWAAVEDAARLRDGLGVPVPVGLPDVLAEPVERPMVDLVARYARTHGPFVTEDVRDRLGLPRDAVELSLKTLLAEQRVVSGEFRPGGSRREWIDTSVLRRLRRRSLAALRREVEPVGPEALARFVPAWQGAALQPRTPGVDRTFEVVEQLQGAPIPASILERDVLASRVRGYNPSWLDELAASGEIVWAGLGSLASSDGRVGLYLRDQAAVLLDPPVTPDDLSPLSVLLLEHLSARGASFWPDLYRAALAGASGDGSGGLPESEVVDALWDLVWEGLVTNDTMQALRAVAGGVGRRSSGRGRRGRARRPGRVASRSGPPTAAGRWSLVADLVAGGVPPTERMAARAAVLLGRHGVVTRDAVMGENLPGAFSGVYPVFKAMEDAGRARRGYFVEGLGGAQFAIPGAIDRLRALREVDDRADREPEVLALAATDPAQVYGSTLSWPESVGERGRPRRVPGAHVITVDGELVLFLEKGGRSAVTFTTDRDQLAVAAAGASGLVDAGRVDDLKIGKIDGEVPSDQPLVAALREAGFEDHPRGLVRR
- a CDS encoding Fpg/Nei family DNA glycosylase — translated: MPEGDTIFRSAKSLDAALAGKTVTAVRTSVTQVRRLVPERLVGQRTREVQARGKHLLHWFEPSDLCLHTHMMMTGSWHLYEPGRSWRKPARHARVVIATQEIEAVLFSAPVIELLSRAQVDRHRSLAALGPDPLEGDATGPVDLEEAERRMAARPETAIGEALLDQRVMAGVGNVYKNEVLFIHAVDPWTPVEEVDEPVRRQLLQTASDLLRANVAHGGPQRITTRRPEDVRRAGRRGSDAVWVYGKGGRPCPRCGSPIDVASLGDQARVTYWCRRCQGPGPR
- a CDS encoding FKBP-type peptidyl-prolyl cis-trans isomerase produces the protein MFTNLRPTRVLLLLLMTVALVATGCADAEDGAATVDEDQTAADEPSAAPADGDEGAPEDGAGSEAAAGTPDGPATSTDSAGVEVTGEPGTKPEVSLPGGEPPTELVVVDLIEGDGDQVPEGATVTTDYVGVSWLNDGVEFDSSWDRGEPATFPLNGVIPGWTNGIPGMREGGRRLLIIPPDQAYGAQAPSPDIAANDTLVFVIDMVSFERPPEPVEPGTDDAGVEVSGEPGEEPQITLPGGEPPAELLVVDLIEGDGEEAPAGSIVTTQYVGVSWTNDGEKFDASWDRGEPATFPLSNVIEGWTRGIPGMRVGGRRLLVIPPEQAYGAEARGEDIAPNDTLVFVIDLVDVNQ
- a CDS encoding FKBP-type peptidyl-prolyl cis-trans isomerase, coding for MSAVQVAGQKTDKPVITLPGGEPPTELEITDLIEGDGAEVPAQATVTVHYVGVSWKNGGQQFDASWDRGDTISFGLNQVIAGWTKGIPGMKVGGRRMLVIPPDMGYGAQSPTPAIAPNDTLVFVIDLVAVR
- a CDS encoding YqgE/AlgH family protein — encoded protein: MSDLLQPARGRLLVATPALSDPNFAGSVVLLLEHDEEGSAGLVLNQPSELTLAEAMTAERLALNNTDPPVIFVGGPVQPESAVVLARARDLSAFDEDRRVVGDVGVLALSGDPVATLAEAPAFRVFAGYSGWGPGQLADEIEAGSWFVVKGEADDVFAAELDSLWERVLRRQGGLLSTATDNPELN
- a CDS encoding PaaX family transcriptional regulator C-terminal domain-containing protein, which translates into the protein MKARSALFTVFGDLVRPAGGEAWLSTLTACMETLDFSAPAVRTALHRMTAEGWVEPRKAGRYAAYRLTEKGVARLEEAATRIYRLKGQEWDGRWRLLLCPTLRDGDTLAALEWLGYGLVQDGVWAHPHPHPESARSLVSGVPGLESSVEWLDEVLVEDSAALAARAWELEELRDGHTAFLERWSGVTPSAEPGEAMGMRLRLIHEWRSFLFQDPGLPTDVLGEDWPGADAALVFARVYEQLQRPSWRFYVEQQESVPAEGPDLTVIADHNPFAKGLSVMQRG
- a CDS encoding thioesterase, FlK family, with the protein product MRSTVADDDRPTGAPADREGTYGTGAMIRDVEEVSRFISSLMMGEGSYPEVAAVSLEHHFAVPVGSAVELRATVTEASSHKMVTDVVIKAGDRAAASATLTQTLPESG
- a CDS encoding cupin domain-containing protein; translation: MSNADGPGDGVSTEPKPVDLRDYVEFDVDGPTSRRAMLTDVLALDVICLEPQQTVEARTFETADAVYTVLGGQAWVVTDDGEVTLTALQAILVPAGVPHGLRNLSADPLILQVVTSPPDETPVLAIGASPVAIAEHEAEAARPGLVDRLRRTLGSG
- a CDS encoding leucyl aminopeptidase, which translates into the protein MTTSLTHTTGPLTDADADAIAALIPADEDARAAILTPLGESLGVDLAAAIAAVDVTGEAGDVARIPVGGRLLVLCGTGQSPDAEALRKAAGRAVRNAPKDSSVAVLAEGSVEEVQAIAEGAGLGAYAYTTYRKKPHEVPTVSGVVIISDVEGAADAVSRAAVVATAVSAARDMVNCPPEHKRPPTLAATMSELVADSGVTVKIFDEDELVEGGFGGIMGVGRGSSEPPRLVELTYEPDGWETHVAIIGKGITFDSGGLSLKPWKSMLTMKCDMAGAAAVAATLSACAATGVSAKVTGLCALAENMPSGSATRPSDVLVHRGGSTVEVMNTDAEGRLVMADALAYANESEPDVLIDLATLTGAQVVSLGDDVAAIMGTDEGLVGALEAAAEAAGEQIWELPLVEAYTETLKSTVADLKNIGKPGHAGTITAGLFLKHFAGDEVPWAHLDIAGPAFREATDGAYLSAGGTGFGVRTLLRYLTSL
- a CDS encoding thioesterase family protein produces the protein MSNASSTTLPDPAALVGTTGSVELTVATGDTAIALGSGDVEVLATPRVVALAEEAACAALAGSLDPQMTTVGVRVELDHIQASQVGSIVVATATVTAVEGRKVDFALSVMEEEAEVARGSHRRVIARREVFAT